The following nucleotide sequence is from Pseudonocardia sp. C8.
CGGCCCGGCCGACCTGCCGATGCTGCGCGGATGGCTCGCCGAGCCGCACGTGCGCCGCTGGTGGAACCACGAGACCTCCGCCGAGGCCGTCGAGCGGGACTTCGGCCCGGCCATGCGCGGCGAGGAGCCGTCCGAGGACCTGGTCGTCGAGGTCGGCGGCGAACCGGTCGGGCTGGTCCAGCGGTGCCGCTGGCACGACTACCCGGAGTACGTCGAGGAGATCGCGCCGATCCTGGAGATCCCGCCGGGCGCGGTGACGCTCGACTACCTGATCGGCCCGCCCGGGTACACCGGGCACGGGCTCGGGCCGCGCATCATCACCGCGGCCGTCGCCGCCACCTGGGAGCGTTACCCGGACGCGTCCGCGATCGTCGTCCCGGTGGTCGCGACGAACCGGGCGTCGTGGCGGGCGCTGGAGAAGGCCGGCTTCCGCCGGGTCGCCTCGGGCGACCTGACCCCGGACAACCCGGTCGACCCGCCGCTGTCCCACGTGCACCGGATCGACCGTCCCTGACGGCCGCCCCACGCGTCCGGCGCGTCCGACCTCGGACGTCCGAGTCAGTCGTAGTGGTAGCGGGCCTGGAGGATGACGACGTCGTCACCCTCGACGAGGTACACCAGCCGATGCTCCTCGCTGATGCGCCGCGACCATGCCCCGGCGAGGGCGTGCCGCAGGGGTTCCGGTTTACCGATACCGTCGAAGGGATCGCGCAGCACGTCGTCGACGAGCCTGTTGAGGCGCTTCAGCGTGGCACGGTCACCGGTGATCCAGTGCTGGTAGTCCCTCCAGCCATGCGACGTGAAGACGACCCTCATCGTGTCAGCGGATGCTCCTCGGTGTCACCGTGCCGCGCCACGAGCGTGCCGGTCGTGGCAAGCCTTCCCCACGAAGGGTCCGCTCGTGGCACCTCGAGCACCGGCGCCCGGCACCGTGGCAGGGTGACGGGCGGCTCCGGCCGACGATCACCATCGCCAGAGAGGACCGCCATGGCCCCCGTGACCAGCGCCGGCCTGTTGCTGTACCGCCGCGGCACCGACGGGCTCGAGGTGCTGCTCGGCCACATGGGTGGCCCGTTCTGGGCCC
It contains:
- a CDS encoding Txe/YoeB family addiction module toxin, with product MRVVFTSHGWRDYQHWITGDRATLKRLNRLVDDVLRDPFDGIGKPEPLRHALAGAWSRRISEEHRLVYLVEGDDVVILQARYHYD
- a CDS encoding GNAT family N-acetyltransferase — its product is MTSTVPTSVPAGPITFRPLGPADLPMLRGWLAEPHVRRWWNHETSAEAVERDFGPAMRGEEPSEDLVVEVGGEPVGLVQRCRWHDYPEYVEEIAPILEIPPGAVTLDYLIGPPGYTGHGLGPRIITAAVAATWERYPDASAIVVPVVATNRASWRALEKAGFRRVASGDLTPDNPVDPPLSHVHRIDRP